CCAAGTGAGATCTAAATATGTTTGATTCCCACAGACGATAGGCTAAGCCCCTCTCAAGAGGTCAAATTCTTGGGGAAAGAAGTTCACAATTGGAGGAGGAAATGAGCGAGGAGTCCAAGAGGAGCGGCGGCGGCCGGTTTTTGGTGGCGCCGCCGATGACGACCTCCAACGAACGGTTGTCTTCTTCTGGGTCGGTTCCTGTGGGAGCTTCCGGCAAGAAGATTGTCATCAAGAGCGCAGATATGAAGGAGGATATGCAGAAAGAAGCTGTGGACGTTGCCATCGCTGTATTTTTTCTCCTTTTCACCCaaaaaaagatttaataaaacatCGAACTCGAGGGGCCCTTTATATTTC
This is a stretch of genomic DNA from Primulina huaijiensis isolate GDHJ02 unplaced genomic scaffold, ASM1229523v2 scaffold203205, whole genome shotgun sequence. It encodes these proteins:
- the LOC140966249 gene encoding uncharacterized protein is translated as MSEESKRSGGGRFLVAPPMTTSNERLSSSGSVPVGASGKKIVIKSADMKEDMQKEAVDVAIAAFEKHGVEKDVAENIKKVFDKKYGPTWHCIVGKNFGNQTILLFFIIPCHVYF